From Rhododendron vialii isolate Sample 1 chromosome 10a, ASM3025357v1, the proteins below share one genomic window:
- the LOC131304067 gene encoding uncharacterized protein LOC131304067 isoform X1 → MSSKHPLTASSCVCYCTIRRLGNGRRTNETMRLIVTTFAGIVFGFFLGASFPTLSLTKMNLPSSLFPSLDLAYIEDKYSGLSTQALLNIWSSLRRNKGTRNPGSAKIWVPTNPGGAERLAPGIIESESDFYLHRLWGLPNEDLVVKPKYLMAFTVGYDQKKNIDAAVKKLSENFTILLFHYDGRTSEWDEFEWSKRAIHISVRRQTKWWYAKRFLHPSIVATYDYIFIWDEDLGVENFDPEEYIKLVRKHGLEISQPGLEPNGGFTWQMTKKRDDSEVHKETEERPGWCTDPHLPPCAAFVEIMAPVFSRDAWRCVWHMIQNDLVHGWGLDFALRKCVEPAHKKIGVVDAQWIVHQTVPSLGNQGKAENGKAPWEGVRERCRTEWKMFQDRINAAERIYFEAMGIDPPNSTIV, encoded by the exons ATGTCGAGCAAACATCCCTTAACTGCATCCAGCTGTGTTTGTTATTGCACGATCAGAAGACT TGGAAATGGTAGAAGAACGAATGAAACAATGAGGCTTATCGTCACAACTTTTGCTGGTATTGTTTTTGGCTTCTTTCTGGGAGCATCTTTTCCAACCTTGTCATTAACGAAG ATGAACTTACCATCCAGCCTTTTCCCTTCCCTTGATCTTGCATACATTGAGGACAAGTACTCAGGTCTCTCAACCCAAGCGCTCTTGAACATCTGGTCTTCTCTGAGGCGGAACAAAGGCACCAGGAACCCTGGTAGTGCAAAG ATTTGGGTACCCACAAATCCTGGAGGGGCTGAGAGGCTTGCCCCTGGCATCATTGAATCTGAGTCAGATTTCTATCTCCACAGATTGTGGGGTCTGCCTAATGAG GACTTAGTTGTCAAACCAAAGTATCTCATGGCCTTCACTGTTGGTTATGATCAAAAGAAGAATATTGATGCAGCAGTCAAAAAg TTATCAGAGAACTTCACCATTTTGCTGTTCCATTATGATGGTCGAACAAGTGAGTGGGATGAATTTGAGTGGTCAAAGCGGGCTATCCACATAAGTGTACGGAGACAAACTAAATG GTGGTATGCCAAACGTTTTCTGCATCCTAGCATCGTGGCAACATAcgattatatttttatttgggATGAAGACCTTGGGGTCGAGAATTTTGATCCAGAGGA ATATATTAAACTGGTGAGGAAGCATGGATTGGAAATTTCTCAGCCTGGTTTGGAGCCAAATGGTGGTTTTACATGGCAGATGACCAAGAAGAGGGATGACAGTGAAGTTCACAA AGAAACCGAAGAGAGACCCGGCTGGTGCACTGATCCACACTTGCCACCATGTGCAGC ATTTGTTGAAATCATGGCACCTGTATTTTCTCGAGACGCATGGCGCTGTGTTTGGCATATGATTCAG AATGACTTGGTCCACGGCTGGGGTCTTGATTTTGCTCTTCGAAAATGCGTGGAG CCAGCTCATAAGAAGATAGGAGTTGTAGATGCACAGTGGATTGTTCACCAGACGGTTCCTTCACTTGGGAACCAG GGTAAAGCGGAGAATGGAAAGGCACCATGGGAAGGG GTGAGGGAGAGGTGTAGAACAGAATGGAAGATGTTTCAAGATAGAATAAATGCTGCGGAGAGGATCTATTTTGAGGCAATGGGAATCGATCCACCAAATTCCACAATTGTTTGA
- the LOC131304067 gene encoding uncharacterized protein LOC131304067 isoform X2, translating into MPPRSGNGRRTNETMRLIVTTFAGIVFGFFLGASFPTLSLTKMNLPSSLFPSLDLAYIEDKYSGLSTQALLNIWSSLRRNKGTRNPGSAKIWVPTNPGGAERLAPGIIESESDFYLHRLWGLPNEDLVVKPKYLMAFTVGYDQKKNIDAAVKKLSENFTILLFHYDGRTSEWDEFEWSKRAIHISVRRQTKWWYAKRFLHPSIVATYDYIFIWDEDLGVENFDPEEYIKLVRKHGLEISQPGLEPNGGFTWQMTKKRDDSEVHKETEERPGWCTDPHLPPCAAFVEIMAPVFSRDAWRCVWHMIQNDLVHGWGLDFALRKCVEPAHKKIGVVDAQWIVHQTVPSLGNQGKAENGKAPWEGVRERCRTEWKMFQDRINAAERIYFEAMGIDPPNSTIV; encoded by the exons ATGCCTCCACGCAG TGGAAATGGTAGAAGAACGAATGAAACAATGAGGCTTATCGTCACAACTTTTGCTGGTATTGTTTTTGGCTTCTTTCTGGGAGCATCTTTTCCAACCTTGTCATTAACGAAG ATGAACTTACCATCCAGCCTTTTCCCTTCCCTTGATCTTGCATACATTGAGGACAAGTACTCAGGTCTCTCAACCCAAGCGCTCTTGAACATCTGGTCTTCTCTGAGGCGGAACAAAGGCACCAGGAACCCTGGTAGTGCAAAG ATTTGGGTACCCACAAATCCTGGAGGGGCTGAGAGGCTTGCCCCTGGCATCATTGAATCTGAGTCAGATTTCTATCTCCACAGATTGTGGGGTCTGCCTAATGAG GACTTAGTTGTCAAACCAAAGTATCTCATGGCCTTCACTGTTGGTTATGATCAAAAGAAGAATATTGATGCAGCAGTCAAAAAg TTATCAGAGAACTTCACCATTTTGCTGTTCCATTATGATGGTCGAACAAGTGAGTGGGATGAATTTGAGTGGTCAAAGCGGGCTATCCACATAAGTGTACGGAGACAAACTAAATG GTGGTATGCCAAACGTTTTCTGCATCCTAGCATCGTGGCAACATAcgattatatttttatttgggATGAAGACCTTGGGGTCGAGAATTTTGATCCAGAGGA ATATATTAAACTGGTGAGGAAGCATGGATTGGAAATTTCTCAGCCTGGTTTGGAGCCAAATGGTGGTTTTACATGGCAGATGACCAAGAAGAGGGATGACAGTGAAGTTCACAA AGAAACCGAAGAGAGACCCGGCTGGTGCACTGATCCACACTTGCCACCATGTGCAGC ATTTGTTGAAATCATGGCACCTGTATTTTCTCGAGACGCATGGCGCTGTGTTTGGCATATGATTCAG AATGACTTGGTCCACGGCTGGGGTCTTGATTTTGCTCTTCGAAAATGCGTGGAG CCAGCTCATAAGAAGATAGGAGTTGTAGATGCACAGTGGATTGTTCACCAGACGGTTCCTTCACTTGGGAACCAG GGTAAAGCGGAGAATGGAAAGGCACCATGGGAAGGG GTGAGGGAGAGGTGTAGAACAGAATGGAAGATGTTTCAAGATAGAATAAATGCTGCGGAGAGGATCTATTTTGAGGCAATGGGAATCGATCCACCAAATTCCACAATTGTTTGA
- the LOC131304067 gene encoding uncharacterized protein LOC131304067 isoform X3 translates to MRLIVTTFAGIVFGFFLGASFPTLSLTKMNLPSSLFPSLDLAYIEDKYSGLSTQALLNIWSSLRRNKGTRNPGSAKIWVPTNPGGAERLAPGIIESESDFYLHRLWGLPNEDLVVKPKYLMAFTVGYDQKKNIDAAVKKLSENFTILLFHYDGRTSEWDEFEWSKRAIHISVRRQTKWWYAKRFLHPSIVATYDYIFIWDEDLGVENFDPEEYIKLVRKHGLEISQPGLEPNGGFTWQMTKKRDDSEVHKETEERPGWCTDPHLPPCAAFVEIMAPVFSRDAWRCVWHMIQNDLVHGWGLDFALRKCVEPAHKKIGVVDAQWIVHQTVPSLGNQGKAENGKAPWEGVRERCRTEWKMFQDRINAAERIYFEAMGIDPPNSTIV, encoded by the exons ATGAGGCTTATCGTCACAACTTTTGCTGGTATTGTTTTTGGCTTCTTTCTGGGAGCATCTTTTCCAACCTTGTCATTAACGAAG ATGAACTTACCATCCAGCCTTTTCCCTTCCCTTGATCTTGCATACATTGAGGACAAGTACTCAGGTCTCTCAACCCAAGCGCTCTTGAACATCTGGTCTTCTCTGAGGCGGAACAAAGGCACCAGGAACCCTGGTAGTGCAAAG ATTTGGGTACCCACAAATCCTGGAGGGGCTGAGAGGCTTGCCCCTGGCATCATTGAATCTGAGTCAGATTTCTATCTCCACAGATTGTGGGGTCTGCCTAATGAG GACTTAGTTGTCAAACCAAAGTATCTCATGGCCTTCACTGTTGGTTATGATCAAAAGAAGAATATTGATGCAGCAGTCAAAAAg TTATCAGAGAACTTCACCATTTTGCTGTTCCATTATGATGGTCGAACAAGTGAGTGGGATGAATTTGAGTGGTCAAAGCGGGCTATCCACATAAGTGTACGGAGACAAACTAAATG GTGGTATGCCAAACGTTTTCTGCATCCTAGCATCGTGGCAACATAcgattatatttttatttgggATGAAGACCTTGGGGTCGAGAATTTTGATCCAGAGGA ATATATTAAACTGGTGAGGAAGCATGGATTGGAAATTTCTCAGCCTGGTTTGGAGCCAAATGGTGGTTTTACATGGCAGATGACCAAGAAGAGGGATGACAGTGAAGTTCACAA AGAAACCGAAGAGAGACCCGGCTGGTGCACTGATCCACACTTGCCACCATGTGCAGC ATTTGTTGAAATCATGGCACCTGTATTTTCTCGAGACGCATGGCGCTGTGTTTGGCATATGATTCAG AATGACTTGGTCCACGGCTGGGGTCTTGATTTTGCTCTTCGAAAATGCGTGGAG CCAGCTCATAAGAAGATAGGAGTTGTAGATGCACAGTGGATTGTTCACCAGACGGTTCCTTCACTTGGGAACCAG GGTAAAGCGGAGAATGGAAAGGCACCATGGGAAGGG GTGAGGGAGAGGTGTAGAACAGAATGGAAGATGTTTCAAGATAGAATAAATGCTGCGGAGAGGATCTATTTTGAGGCAATGGGAATCGATCCACCAAATTCCACAATTGTTTGA
- the LOC131304187 gene encoding uncharacterized protein LOC131304187, whose protein sequence is MNSLRSSHIPLLFLRHKPLSLYPTTLSLLLRHSKPNKPFSFLKPSSHPFSTTLTQYPLQYDMIISRPDTHSHPHSPRRRSLPREIPQSSPADPPESEPEPELGFDDWVDRKLTSPSSEPERELRPILGDPELDKSKRKYYNKRRRRMYGSDSEDERRRRDNDGYVELKPEVVEFRTLHKREEELYFYDTFAYPWEKEKHYKMVYQLEKKYFPDQCFDKAFLDPSQMNVKAKAERDKKGGGSKRGERREKGGDGRDEKGLVFFEEGEEGKEEKEKGLVKDVKIDVSEKKVEEFFKCLKKVPDKDSEVANAEPFVSARSIGLPTKWDSPTGNVVLVNKPKGWTSFTVCGKLRRLVNVKKVGHAGTLDPMATGLLIVCVGKATKVVDRYQGMIKGYSGVFRLGEATSTWDADSPVIQREPWEHIKDDDIKKAAASFCGEIWQVPPMFSAIKVGGERVYEKARRGESIELSPRRISIFQFEIERSLDDRQNLIFRVVCSKGTYIRSLCADLGKALGSCAHLTALRRDSIGQYSADDAWDFKELEEAITKNYL, encoded by the exons ATGAACTCCCTACGTTCATCCCACATCCCTCTCCTCTTCCTCCGCCataaacccctctctctctaccccacgactctctctctcctcctccgccATTCCAAACCCAACAAACCCTTCTCCTTCCTCAAACCCTCTTCCCACCCCTTCTCCACCACTCTAACCCAGTACCCACTTCAATACGACATGATCATCTCTCGCCCAGATACTCACTCCCATCCCCATTCCCCCCGCCGCCGCAGTCTCCCGCGAGAAATCCCTCAGTCCAGCCCCGCCGACCCGCCCGAATCCGAGCCGGAGCCGGAACTGGGTTTTGACGACTGGGTTGATCGGAAATTAACATCACCTTCATCGGAACCCGAAAGAGAACTCCGACCCATTTTGGGGGATCCAGAATTGGATAAGTCCAAGAGGAAGTATTATAACAAGAGGCGAAGGAGAATGTATGGGTCAGACTCTGAAGATGAGAGGAGGCGTCGAGATAATGATGG GTATGTTGAATTGAAGCCGGAAGTGGTGGAGTTTCGCACATTGCACAAGAGAGAAGAGGAGTTGTATTTTTATGACACGTTTGCGTATCCGTGGGAGAAGGAGAAGCATTACAAGATGGTGTATCAGTTGGAGAAGAAGTATTTTCCTGATCAGTGTTTCGATAAGGCGTTTCTTGATCCCAGTCAAATGAACGTAAAGGCGAAGGCGGAGAGGGATAAGAAAGGAGGGGGTAgtaagagaggagagaggagagagaagggtggGGATGGAAGGGATGAGAAGGGGCTGGTTTTCtttgaggagggggaggagggaaaggaggagaaagagaaagggttGGTGAAGGATGTGAAAATCGATGTTTCGGAGAAGAAAGTGGAGGAGTTCTTTAAGTGTTTGAAGAAAGTCCCCGATAAGGATAGTGAAGTTGCTAATGCAGAGCCGTTTGTTTCCGCAAGGAGTATTGGGTTACCCACAAAATGGGATAGCCCTACTGGGAATGTTGTCCTAGTGAATAAACCCAAAG GATGGACTTCATTTACAGTTTGTGGAAAGCTGCGTAGGCTCGTCAATGTGAAAAag GTAGGCCATGCTGGAACTCTTGATCCTATGGCAACTGGTTTATTGATTGTATGTGTTGGTAAAGCTACCAAGGTGGTTGATAG GTATCAAGGTATGATCAAGGGTTATAGTGGAGTCTTCCGTTTAGGGGAGGCTACCTCAACGTGGGATGCTGATTCACCG GTTATCCAACGTGAGCCATGGGAACACATAAAAGATGATGATATAAAGAAAGCTGCTGCATCTTTTTGCGGGGAGATATGGCAAGTTCCTCCAATGTTTTCCGCAATCAAA GTTGGGGGTGAGAGGGTGTATGAAAAGGCCAGAAGAGGAGAAAGCATTGAACTTTCGCCTAGGAGGATTTCAATTTTCCAGTTTGAGATTGAGCGAAGTTTAGATGACAG acaaaatttgattttccgGGTGGTATGCTCAAAGGGTACATACATTCGATCGCTTTGTGCGGACCTTGGGAAGGCTCTGGGCAG TTGTGCTCATTTAACGGCGTTGAGAAGAGATTCAATTG GGCAATATTCAGCTGATGATGCCTGGGATTTCAAGGAATTAGAAGAAGCAATCACCAAAAattatctataa
- the LOC131303991 gene encoding uncharacterized protein LOC131303991, with amino-acid sequence MATVEFDEDEWEPFNDDGFICKRKKRPRLDPTTTTTSAAPPPPDPAAERRNRRERKKRALIKLREKYQKEIDQWVHLSNALKALQEKALTTQQREEWNEEETTSPCDLGVDVPQPSGRQLDELIVRVEAEEEIIQDVSNLCDMAEAICNMQEEFMKQSLVDLPVWGSPRELMASLCDE; translated from the exons ATGGCCACCGTAGAATTCGACGAAGACGAGTGGGAACCCTTCAACGACGACGGCTTCATCTGCAAGCGCAAGAAACGCCCCCGCCTggaccccaccaccaccaccacctccgccgccCCTCCACCACCAGATCCGGCAGCAGAGAGAAGAAACCGGagggaaaggaagaaaagagCCCTAATTAAGCTGAGGGAAAAGTACCAGAAAGAGATTGATCAGTGGGTGCATCTGTCAAACGCCTTGAAGGCATTGCAAGAGAAAGCCCTAACGACCCAACAACGAGAAGAATGGAACGAAGAGGAAACGACTTCGCCCTGTGATTTGGGTGTGGATGTGCCTCAACCGTCGGGGAGACAGCTCGACGAGCTGATAGTTCGG GTAGAAGCAGAGGAAGAAATTATCCAAGATGTTTCTAATCTCTGTGATATGGCTGAAGCCATTTGCAATATGCAAGAGGAGTTCATGAAGCAGTCATTGGTTGATCTTCCAGTTTGGGGGTCGCCGCGTGAGCTCATGGCGTCTCTTTGTGATGAGTGA
- the LOC131303993 gene encoding glucuronokinase 1-like yields the protein MDSESGMIEHEVYARVGLLGNPSDVYYGRTISFSLANFSATVRLQPSHHLVISPHPTHDLVQFNSLPHLVDRLDNEGYYGGVRLLMAVCKVFHNYCKDNKIGLQGGNFTLSYDTNIPRQMGLSGSSAIVCAALNCLLDFYKVRHLVKVEVRPNLVLNAEKELGIVAGLQDRVAQVYGGLVYMDFSKKYMDDLGHGKYAPMDINLLPPLHLIYAENPSDSGKVHSTVRQRWLDGDKFVISSIEEVASLPLEGRTALLEKNYTKFADLMNRNFDLRRAMFGDEALGALNIQMVEVARSVGAAAKFTGSGGAVVALCPNGPSQVKLLEDACQKVGFVIQPIKVGPSCLKEIDLKTLSPQ from the exons aTGGATTCGGAATCTGGAATGATTGAGCACGAAGTCTATGCGAGGGTGGGACTGCTGGGCAACCCAAGTGACGTCTACTACGGGCGCACCATCTCCTTCAGCCTCGCCAACTTCTCCGCCACCGTCCGATTGCAACCCTCCCACCACCTCGTCATCTCCCCTCACCCCACCCACGATCTCGTCCAATTCAACTCCCTCCCCCACCTg GTGGATAGATTGGATAATGAAGGTTACTATGGGGGTGTGCGTCTGCTTATGGCAGTTTGCAAAGTTTTTCACAATTATTGCAAGGACAACAAGATCGGCCTTCAGGGAGGGAATTTTACTCTCTCATATGATACTAATATCCCTCGACAG ATGGGTCTTTCAGGTTCTAGTGCGATTGTGTGTGCTGCACTTAACTGCCTTCTTGACTTCTATAAAGTGAGGCATTTAGTTAAAGTAGAGGTCAGACCAAACCTCGTCCTTAATGCAGAGAAGGAACTTGGGATTGTTGCTGGTCTGCAGGACAGAGTAGCACAGGTCTACGGGGGGCTTGTTTACATG GATTTTAGTAAGAAATACATGGATGACTTGGGCCATGGAAAATATGCGCCCATGGATATCAATCTTCTCCCACCTCTGCATCTTATCTATGCTGAGAATCCAAGCGATTCTGGGAAG GTGCACAGTACAGTCCGGCAAAGGTGGCTTGATGGTGACAAGTTCGTAATATCCTCAATAGAAGAAGTAGCAAGTTTACCTTTAGAAGGACGGACAGCATTGCTAGAAAAGAACTATACCAAATTTGCAGACCTCATGAACCGTAATTTCGACCTTCGAAG GGCCATGTTTGGAGATGAAGCGCTTGGTGCTCTAAACATCCAGATGGTGGAGGTAGCCCGGAGTGTTGGTGCTGCGGCAAAATTTACCGGTAGTGGAGGTGCCGTGGTTGCATTGTGTCCCAATGGACCTTCACAAGTAAAGCTGCTGGAGGATGCATGTCAAAAAGTTGGATTTGTCATTCAACCAATCAAAGTTGGTCCTTCTTGTCTAAAAGAGATTGACCTCAAAACCCTTTCGCCACAGTAG
- the LOC131304278 gene encoding uncharacterized protein LOC131304278 isoform X1 has product MGPDGYSCSKKTDDICAEVCGQQATRGRLNLSRLCCMLRGVDLKTFIFLFVIVPLGIVGIYFHGPTLSAFFRPLWQSPPKPMVNIPHYYHPNVSMENLCKLHGWGIREFPRRVFDAVLFNNEVDMLTIRWKELYPLITQFVLLESNSTFTGLAKPYFFAISRDQFKFVEPRLTYGTIGGRFKKGENPFVEEAYQRVALDHLLRIAGIQDDDLLIMSDVDEIPSAHTINLLRWCDDIPLKLHLQLRNYMYSFEFLWDHKSWRASVHRYQMGKTRYAHYHHTDLLLSDSGWHCSFCFRHISEFVFKMKAYSHYDRVRFSHYLNPKRIQDIICKGADLYDLIPEYHTFKEIIGNMGPIPHSYSAVNLPSYLLENADKYKYLLPGNCRRESEVRS; this is encoded by the exons ATGGGGCCTGACGGGTATTCCTGTTCCAAGAAGACCGATGATATCTGTGCAGAAGTTTGTGGCCAG CAGGCAACCCGGGGAAGGCTGAATTTGTCGAGACTATGTTGTATGCTGCGAGGTGTGGATTTGAAGACGTTTATATTTCTGTTTGTAATTGTTCCTCTTGGCATAGTTGGTATTTATTTCCACGGTCCAACCCTTTCCGCCTTCTTTAGGCCGCTATGGCAATCTCCTCCAAAGCCGATGGTAAATATACCTCACTACTATCATCCGAATGTTTCTATGGAAAATCTTTGCAAACTTCATGGTTGGGGAATTCGTGAGTTTCCTAGGCGAGTCTTTGATGCAGTTCTGTTCAATAATGAAGTGGACATGCTTACGATACGATGGAAAGAATTGTACCCTTTAATCACACAGTTTGTTCTTCTTGAGTCCAATTCGACTTTCACCGGATTGGCCAAACCTTACTTTTTTGCCATCAGCCGTGACCAGTTTAAGTTTGTTGAGCCTCGACTAACTTACGGGACTATTGGTGGGAGATTCAAGAAAGGTGAAAACCCATTTGTTGAAGAAGCTTATCAAAGAGTTGCCCTAGACCATCTTTTGAGAATAGCGGGAATACAAGACGATGACCTATTGATTATGTCGGACGTTGATGAGATTCCCAGTGCCCACACAATCAACCTCTTGAGGTGGTGCGATGATATCCCCCTGAAACTTCACCTTCAGCTGAGGAACTATATGTACTCATTTGAGTTCCTTTGGGATCATAAGAGTTGGAGAGCTTCAGTACATAGGTATCAGATGGGAAAAACTAGGTATGCTCATTATCATCACACCGACCTCCTCTTGTCAGATTCGGGATGGCATTGTAGCTTTTGCTTCCGCCATATCAGTGAATTTGTATTCAAGATGAAAGCTTATAGCCATTACGATCGGGTGAGGTTTTCTCATTACCTAAACCCTAAAAGGATCCAGGATATAATTTGCAAAGGGGCGGATTTATATGATTTGATTCCCGAGTACCACACGTTCAAAGAGATAATCGGGAACATGGGACCGATTCCTCATTCTTATTCAGCTGTAAATCTTCCTTCATATTTGTTGGAAAATGCTGACAAGTACAAATACCTTTTGCCGGGGAATTGCAGAAGAGAATCTGAGGTTCGTTCGTGA
- the LOC131304278 gene encoding uncharacterized protein LOC131304278 isoform X2 has protein sequence MGPDGYSCSKKTDDICAEVCGQATRGRLNLSRLCCMLRGVDLKTFIFLFVIVPLGIVGIYFHGPTLSAFFRPLWQSPPKPMVNIPHYYHPNVSMENLCKLHGWGIREFPRRVFDAVLFNNEVDMLTIRWKELYPLITQFVLLESNSTFTGLAKPYFFAISRDQFKFVEPRLTYGTIGGRFKKGENPFVEEAYQRVALDHLLRIAGIQDDDLLIMSDVDEIPSAHTINLLRWCDDIPLKLHLQLRNYMYSFEFLWDHKSWRASVHRYQMGKTRYAHYHHTDLLLSDSGWHCSFCFRHISEFVFKMKAYSHYDRVRFSHYLNPKRIQDIICKGADLYDLIPEYHTFKEIIGNMGPIPHSYSAVNLPSYLLENADKYKYLLPGNCRRESEVRS, from the exons ATGGGGCCTGACGGGTATTCCTGTTCCAAGAAGACCGATGATATCTGTGCAGAAGTTTGTGGCCAG GCAACCCGGGGAAGGCTGAATTTGTCGAGACTATGTTGTATGCTGCGAGGTGTGGATTTGAAGACGTTTATATTTCTGTTTGTAATTGTTCCTCTTGGCATAGTTGGTATTTATTTCCACGGTCCAACCCTTTCCGCCTTCTTTAGGCCGCTATGGCAATCTCCTCCAAAGCCGATGGTAAATATACCTCACTACTATCATCCGAATGTTTCTATGGAAAATCTTTGCAAACTTCATGGTTGGGGAATTCGTGAGTTTCCTAGGCGAGTCTTTGATGCAGTTCTGTTCAATAATGAAGTGGACATGCTTACGATACGATGGAAAGAATTGTACCCTTTAATCACACAGTTTGTTCTTCTTGAGTCCAATTCGACTTTCACCGGATTGGCCAAACCTTACTTTTTTGCCATCAGCCGTGACCAGTTTAAGTTTGTTGAGCCTCGACTAACTTACGGGACTATTGGTGGGAGATTCAAGAAAGGTGAAAACCCATTTGTTGAAGAAGCTTATCAAAGAGTTGCCCTAGACCATCTTTTGAGAATAGCGGGAATACAAGACGATGACCTATTGATTATGTCGGACGTTGATGAGATTCCCAGTGCCCACACAATCAACCTCTTGAGGTGGTGCGATGATATCCCCCTGAAACTTCACCTTCAGCTGAGGAACTATATGTACTCATTTGAGTTCCTTTGGGATCATAAGAGTTGGAGAGCTTCAGTACATAGGTATCAGATGGGAAAAACTAGGTATGCTCATTATCATCACACCGACCTCCTCTTGTCAGATTCGGGATGGCATTGTAGCTTTTGCTTCCGCCATATCAGTGAATTTGTATTCAAGATGAAAGCTTATAGCCATTACGATCGGGTGAGGTTTTCTCATTACCTAAACCCTAAAAGGATCCAGGATATAATTTGCAAAGGGGCGGATTTATATGATTTGATTCCCGAGTACCACACGTTCAAAGAGATAATCGGGAACATGGGACCGATTCCTCATTCTTATTCAGCTGTAAATCTTCCTTCATATTTGTTGGAAAATGCTGACAAGTACAAATACCTTTTGCCGGGGAATTGCAGAAGAGAATCTGAGGTTCGTTCGTGA